The Coffea eugenioides isolate CCC68of unplaced genomic scaffold, Ceug_1.0 ScVebR1_3525;HRSCAF=4751, whole genome shotgun sequence genomic interval gaataacttcaatatatattcAAAGTACTCCAAAGTATTGCAtgcttacaattagttagctttcaagcttGATACACTCCAAAAGGATATGTACTACAACTATCCGTTATAATACAAGttaaggtcttcaaaagaaaacattctagtactattcacgagcacccttggtcacgaaccctgttaaggaaaacaaaaacgtggaatgagctatacagcccagtgaggttccaaaacactctagcagttctaataaatcaagtaatttgagcataccacatgtatggttcaaggttacataTTGGCATATTAACATGAGATATTTATCAGTGTACGAGTAATTGGAACATATCACAGGTATGGCTCAGGGTCGCACGTTGGTACATTATcatgaaacagttatcattatgcaaaataaacacacattgaaggatacggtattccagtggaaccatttcggtcatctgcaccttataacttcagaacccctcggtttgtctggccatcaccttatccctccagtggtagtactcgagtataccgaaacggtgtcccagggttccaacctacccgaccgaaccCAGTCCTGACTctagtaggtcagtaaccgagggTAGGGCCCAGTTCAGTTTAGAgtttacaacatgcacaagtaatcaagtaaaacggtaaacggtaaataatctcggttaacggtaagatttatcattttagtagatCGAGTGAGATGACGTGCACACTCCCTTTAACATGGTGGACAATTTCATGTGAGCAATTATTAATAACATTTAACACataaacacgtaagcaatatgcggtaatttcatatgaacatgtaaTCTAtggtaatcaagtaatcaagtagtcaggtaaacggtaagtaattacggttaatGGTTAACGGTTAACAGTTAATGAtaagtaattacggttaattggcCGATATTTGccattttaataggccgccattggccATTTCCCACTTTTACCGCTTAAGAGTTGATGAggttcactccaatcgacttatgcaggcatagcataattaatcattcaaacacttcacgtaaatatgcaattcaagtatttcatgtcgagtaattcaagtataccttacttaaatatgcatgagtgtggtaaatacttatcATGTAGCtcttaacacttaatgatcatggaataagcatgtcatagacttattcaaattacgtactcctatatagaacactcacctagtcaaaacaagtgagtaagtgctcaaacaagtgtttaggcgtccgctccgagttcctcttgaaggtccccttgagcgcctgagcaaataataatcaatttcactcacaatcatgcATTTACCCAGAAGGGATGTACACTCATCTAGACTAAATCAAAGTCCTAAAAGAGAGTTTCAATTCCTTTAACTTGAGGTTCAAGAGCTAAGTTTTAAATTCTGAAGATAGAGACTAGTatttccatgaaatcgagttcaaaacgtTCAGTcgatatcgagaaaagaagtcaagtttccaaaatttcattttctaagaaattggcaaatttcagctttgtgtgtcaaatttagaaaaatcatatcttgcactctgtaagtccaaaattggaaactttggtactgttggaaactagttctgaagtactaaaagttcctcgaaaacacttttctaagattcaaaatggaagacatcaaattttggcttaaagtggctgacttgaactcccaagacagattcgggttggtttttggcaaactttggaaattcggaaaaattcacacaatatgaactagcctctgaaatttggaattcaattagagttgcaatcaaagtttaaaaaaaaataaacggaacaagaatccaagttttgagcgccaagatatagcagctcaaatttggctaaaaattcctcattgatcaagaattttcagatttgagacatgaactttgggacttcagttggacATTGAAATAGACTTAGAATGGCacaaaatttggtagtattactctaacatataagggttattcctctgtcaaattttatataaaaattcattcggaaagtcagttaacaaagccactaaagttccaagaatttccaaggcaattctgccttgtacttcaattttcctttttaaaagctttgttccacacaatcaatttcaattaattcaaatattgaaaCAAATGTTCCACAAACATCCAATAAGTAATTTAGAAGTAATTGACATTAAGGTTTTCGAAATATAacttcccaaatcagatttgaccattcggccaagagaaaaggaaaaatttttgaGATTCGAAGAGcaactttgggacatcatttgtatatcaaaatagccttagattgataccaaaattggtacaactCAACTTACATATGAGAActactcctctaccaaatttcatttgaaaattcacactgGAAGGTAgtgaactaaactaccaaagtttaagAAAATCCCAAGACCAATCTGTTTTctgctttcttcttccttttcaaacattttacCCAATGAAAACGATTCAAATCTGGTCCATTTATGAAACAAAAGTCTGagaaacatctaatatacatttggtaagtgattgacaccaaaagtttcaaaataacaagttcCAAACAAGATAGGCCATTGATCAgtccaaaatgagggttttCAAGCAATGATGCAGGTATGTAATTTGGCCATAATTctctcaattcaactcagaattgagcatggttggtagtgttgaaaactaaatttataaggctacaatttcttagaagaaattgttttcaaaatctgtccacagctagctcatatttgagcaccAATTCGCtactcaaaacagagctcccagtatagacgcgaaacaggacagtcatgttcaaacgattggtatggactactcaggtggaaccaggatgtgcattttataccgttggaaagctgggaatgtctagtttccattgCTATAAACGGCACTTGACTTTGATTTCGGAccaaaaagttatagccaaaacaaaaacactgccagagcagttatgggaaaatttccagttttgctgatttccgaaatcacaacatttggccaaccaaatcacgaaattttttttatgaaacttCGTACACAACTTATATTACTCATATAAATTAGAAATAAGTTATTAAAACCTCAAAAATTTGCACTAAAGTGCACGAAATTCACAAGGGCAGAATCAGAAAAATTCTCCCTTTGACCTCTTTTGGGTTTTCATCTTTAATCTCACTCATTTCTAGTATAacaagcactaaaccaacattaataacaccatagttcatcaaatcagtccatccaaccatagtgggaattcatagagcccacacatcaactttcaacataaataaaactacccacatgcatgcatgagctcATAAGTGCACtactacttccataaatcaagattttcaagattgatcatcacttactttagTTGATGAACCAAGTagaaatttcggtcctccttagcccaagaaaaaccgtgaaagCAGCCCTCTTTCCTAGCTTGATGTGGTCTCCAAGGGATTAGCTaagtgtggttaaattttggtgtgatttggtagaagattgatgaagaaatgaagaagaaaatggaagagcttggacttgtttttctcctccttgtggccGACTGGAATGGAGcatgagagagagaggtttgataaaaaatgaagcttccaagagaagctaaaatgtgtggcccaaaattaagcaaaagtcaactctctcctcGCGCGtacacgcgcgcgttttgtgctcgattcctctcgaatttgtttcactagtgcactaaacctctaatgcacttgtattcatactattattattcactcttaatggtctaaaaataatggtcttaaGTTCCTCAATTATAttgcgcgtgtgaaaacgcgtatttccgatttgtgcgcgataacgtgaaatttccaataaattcttataacgatagtataactaactaacacttgagtacttaaacataaaaatacctatttcaagactaatgtataagtcttcaAATCTCCAAgtcactgtactctcaaatcgaatATTATCTCCAAACGCTTATTCACTAAATCTCACTAAATGAGCTTCCGAAAATTAACTTtattaacgggacattttaagaatatatgcaagtcatagttccatataaatggttcaaaaagggttgaaataaattatttgaagaaaatggatgaataaataattaattaagccattaaaatGGAATTATAAGTGAGAAAAATTTGGGTCCTCACAATATCATCCTCATGCTGAATAGTTTGATTAGTATTTCGAGCTCCGTTACCATTTTCCAAAGTACACATGATTGTATAGCTAGAAAAGGCAACAAATAGACTATattatacacatatataatcaACAAGAGAAGTATTACAATAATAAAAGAAGTCCCCTAACTAACAATTCAAATCACATAtggaattaaaaaaaacaacTTCAGCAGGTAacgtcatttttttttatagaaaattaaGATATTAGTTAGAGAAAGTTCAATCACATAGTAAGTGCCAAAAGTTGTGGTTCAATGatcaaaaaagggaaaaaaattaatcatCTCTTGtagtactatttttttttcaatgtcaAATTCGTTTGCTTTTATATATTTCCCCGAAGTTAATACTATTAGTGGAGtagtatttctttttcaaacataaTCTAAACTAAATATGTCTTCAATTTCAACAACATTCTACTTTTACCAAATCCCAACTAAATCCAATCAAGTCAACAAGCATTCCGATGTCAATGGTGTTAGGAACATGGTACTATAACCAGAACTGAAACATACAGAGCCACAATGCATTAACAACAACCACAAACTACAATATTGTCTAGTAAGAAATCATTTGTCAGATTTATTTAATATTCATTAGTTGTCGTAAAATATTAACCCTTTGGTGTTTAAAAACTGACATTTTCATTTTATCCTTCACTTTCAAATTTTCGCTTCAAGTCTTTCGCCTCCATTCAAGCTTgatttctttgattttgttaGTTGATCCATCATTTCTTTCTACGGTTTCTATGAGGGAGAATGGAGAGAGTTTGGGTTGATAATGACAAAGAAGAAATTAGAAAAGTGGcttccatttttttgttttgttgtccTGCCACTTcataaagggcatttttgagaatgaaatttcatttttagggtttCATGGGCATATTTGTCCATTTATAATTAAGTTGGATCTAAACATGTATTTTCACGTGAATTATAAAATGCCGTCTCGTTTGACCGTTAGTCCAAGGAGTTAAGTGACTAAAAGTTAACGTTAGGGACTAAACTGATAGTTGGGGTATAGTTTAAGGGAGTAAACtgataaaaacccttttttatagtttatagttttagttattttatagtGACAATTGGTGTTTCTTTGCTAGTCAATGAAGAATCGGTTCTTgtcttacccaaaaaaaaagaagaatcgGTTCTTGAAGAATGTGACCCAAACAAAATGAGCTTGCCATTAAGTAGACCCGAAAGTGTGTACGAGAGAGatttttccttcaaattttgCTTCACTTTTCCTTCTGGTTCTTGattttctgttcttttcttgtggatttttttttcatcatttgagtGTGTGAGAGAGAGCTTGTGCAAGTTTCAGATAAATTCAGATGAAATTTTCGATAAGGTGAAATTCATCGGAGAAGAAATGTCCATCTAAATTGAAGAATATGACCCAAAGGATAAATATACCCCTTGCTGGTTGTGCAGAATATATAAAATGTGATATCACTGTCGGAAAAGTCCTACATTAGAGACTCTAAACAATTGGAGAACtaaattgattaaaaaaatcataaagGACGGAATTGATTTTAGTGTTAAAGTTTAGGGACGAAAATGGTAATATTCCAAAAAAACAAAcaagttttaaaattttctttaacAGAGAAGAATACACCAAAAGGCAACAAacatctatttttcttttcacatcTGACAAAATGAAATAAGATGTATATCCTATAAAGCCTCTAGCCTCAAGCCCTTTTCTATTCCTTTGGTTTTTAAGATGATTTCCCTCAAGCGTCCTTTTCTCTAAAGCCTCTAGCCTCAAGCAAATACAATGATTTCTTCTGTTTCGCAAGAAAGAGAAAGGAGAAACAGAGAATGATGGGGCCAATTGCTGCTTTCTTTCGTATGAGATAAGAGAGAAAGAGACGAGAAAGAATAAGAGAGAAAGCAAAAGGTTGTTAGCGAAAAGTCAAAAATAGCCCTCAACAGTTAGTTACTGTTTTGGGGGCCAGTTCTGTTTTTCTctataaaatagtaattttataCAAAAAGACGCAAATGACCTCAACAGTAATGTACATTTTGAAGAAGTAGAGAACATTCCCAGGGCATTAATGGAAAAAGATTTCTCCCTTCTCAAAGGCCGCCACGTGGCTCAATGTGGGAGTAGAAAGCTTAAATCTTTCTATGTATGTAATATTAAGAAATGTTCCATGTCCTTTGTTTCTTATAGTTGAAAGTTTTATAATGGCGTAAGAACTTTGATTAATATATCTATTACtgtcaaaagaataaaaaataaatgatgcTTTACTAATTTGAAATTAATGAATTGAGTAAAGGATCCAAAACTATGTTATATAAAGTATTACtgcatttttttctattttttattaaaaatgaaatttgttctttttcttcccGAGTACATATATGTTTACATGTTTCCATAtgtcaatttttttcctttttcttttctttcatcgCTGGAGAATGTTTTGCaatgtaacttttttttttgggcaaccGCCAGAGCTGGGGTTGGGATGCCAGCCCCAATTTTATTACTTTAGAATAGATCCTGAGGGGGGGGGGATAAACCTGACCTCATCCATACAAGCCCAATACAAGACGCTTACTGAACACGACGTCTTCGAAGAGATGGGTAAGCCAATTTATCCAAACTATATTCGCCCCTAGCTATTCTTGGCAGGCTACTTAGATGTTCATAGGTACAGACCGACTCAGACAGGGTACACCCGACATTGGCTAGAATATCCGCAGCCTTATTAGCTTCTCGGTAACAATGCTTGAATTGTATACTCCCCTTAGAAAGTGTCCAGCACTGCTTGATCTCACCACTAATTGACCTCAGGCATTGGGAATTATTCCTCAGAATCTGTATTAACAGTCTTGAATCCGATTCAACAACCAGCTGCCataccatattcctttggacaCACAGTTGCATCCCAAGCAATAACGCTTTAGCTTCAGCTTGCAAACTAGTCCCATAGCCAAAGCATCCTGCGAAGGCAAAGATAAAAGGACCTCGAGACATCCCTAAGGATCCCCTCTCCACCACTCAGACCCGGATTTCCTTTAGAGCACCCATCTCAATTCAGCTTAAACTTTCCCAAGACTAGAGGGTGCCAATGAACCAGATGAATCCTAAACACTTCCAATCGCTGCTCCACCAATCCCAAGAATTGAGGCCATGTCGCGACCTGCTGAAATTCACCAAATTGCAACCAGTAGGCATCCTTCAAGTTTTGAAAAACTGCTCCACAAATAGATCGGACATCCGTGGTACTCCCTTCAAGCACTGCTGAATTCCTTGCCTTCCACAAGTTCCAACACACAAAAGCGTGCAAGAGGCAAAAGACTAACTTTAACCTTGCAGACTTAGTAAGTTTGCACCACCAATTCACCAAATACACTCTGAAGTGGTCATGACTAAAAGGAAGACCGCACAGGGATCCGAAAACCTTCCAAACCGTCCTTGCTACCTCACTCTCCATGAACACATGCTGCAGGGTTTCAACACTAGACTCCACACAGTAAAAACATTTGGATGGTAAGTGAACAAAAAGCCtagttaaaatatcattcaacGGTAGCCGCCCTCGCAACAACCGCAAcataaagaaggaaatttttaGAGGGAGGTATGGATGCCAAACCTGCCTAAACATGAAAGAGGATGGCTTGGCCTCCCTCAACTCATGGAAGGCCGAGGATACCGAGAAACGTCCAGATGACGAAGCCGTCCAAACTATTCTATCCACTGACAAGGTACAAGGGACTGGCACACTCATTACAGCCTAGACTACATCAGATGGTAAGACTTGAGCCACCAGCCGCCTATTCCACGCACCATCCGTTACAAAATTTTGAAAGGACAAATGTTCCTGCACCTCCACTCTGAGGTAGAAAGCACCTAAACCCATCCAGTTATCATACCAAAAATGACAATTGCCACTATAAGGTCTCCACGTTATGAATAGCTCCGCAAATCCCCTAATATCCAATATGCGATGCCAAGTTGCAGAACTAGTAGAGATCATGGACACTTGACAAGGATGAGAGTTGTGACAGTATTTGGCCCACAAGAATAAAGCCCATGACGAGATACCATTCCTAAAGTTCCACCACAATTTGCATGAGAAGGACGGATAAGTGTCATAAAGTGACCAAAATTCAACACCACCCTCCTCTGGCGGAAAACATAAATCTCTCCATCTAATCCAATGAAACTTGTTTGAGTCTTTATTTGTTCCTCACAAGAAATTAGCACAGACTTGTTCAATCATGCGAAAGGAGCTTTTTGGAAGTATCGCTGACACCAATAGATGAAGGGGAATGTTCGACAACATGTGCTTGATCAAAATGATCTTACCACCAGAGGATAAAAGGTGGTTCTTCCATGAGAGCACCTTATCAACAATCTGCTGGCACAAATCCGCAAAATATGCTCCCTTGCACCTATCAGTAAACAACGGAGAACCCAAATAACGAACCGGGAATTCTCTTTTAGAGAACTTAGTAACCTGTTCAATGACACTTTTACGAGCCACTGACACGCTGGGATGAATCAAAAAACCACTCTTACTAGTATTCACCAATTGGCCAGATGCACCTTGATACAATTCTAGCACCCGCATAACTTTCCTTAGCGAAGAAGCCGACCCATTGGCAAACACTATAACGGCATCTGCAAAAGCCAAGTGAGAGACAGCAGGGCAGCAACGCGATACTTTATATCCCACAAAATTTGATTATGAATAAAGCAAATTCAACCCTCTAGACAATACCTCAGCTCCAATAATAAAAAGCGTCGGTGATAGAGGATCTCCCTGCCAAAGCCCCCGGTAGGACTTAAAAAAGCCATGTGAAGCACCATTAACAATCACCGAGAACCACACATTTGACAACAATCGCCACACCATATCAATAAATCTTTCCCTAAATCCAAATTGACGCAATACCTTAAGAATAAACACCCAGGACATCCTATCATATGCCTTCGCCATGTCAAGTTTAAGCACCACATTCCATCCCCTACATTTCTTCCCGATATCTGCTATCAACTCCTGAGTTAGGAGATAATTATCCAACATATTATGACCCGGCACAAATCCACTCTACTGAGGAGAGATAATACGTGGTAGAATCCGAGTTAACCATGATACAAAAACTCGAGAAATAAATTTATTCAGGAAGTTACACACACTAATAGAACGATATTGAGAGAAAGAGTGAGGATTCAGGACCTTTGGAATAAGAACAATTGAGGTAGCCGTAACAAATCGAGGAAGTTCTGCTCCACAAAAGAAACTTAGAATCGCTTGGTAGACATCAGAACTTATCACCTCCTAGGCAAAAGTAAAGAATTTCCCTGTGAACCCATCCGGACCTGCTGTACTATCCCGATCCATAGAGAAGACCACATTCTTAACCTCGTCAACTTAGAATTGCTTGGTAGACATCAGAACTTATCACCTCCTAGGCAAAAGTAAAGAATTTCCCTGTGAACCCATCCGGACCTGCTGTACTATCCCGATCCATAGAGAAGACCACATTCTTAACCTCGTCAAGAGACGGGGCCTCTTCCAAGCCAATATTATCAATTTCAGAGCTCAAGTTAGGAATAACATGGAGCAATCGGGAATCCGAACTAGAATCCTCTGAGAACAACTCTTCAAAGTACCTCACTGCTTCCAGTCCGATGGAGCCATCATCTGTAAGCCAAGTGCCATGCAAATTTCGAATCCTGTGAATTACTGCATGATACCTCCCCTGCTTCACCACCAAGTGGAAGAACTTAGAATTTTTATCCCCCTGCTGCAGCCACTTAACCCTGGCTTTTTTGTTGCCAGAATTGCTCCTCAAGAGCTAATACCCTCCTTAACTCGGCCCGCACCCGT includes:
- the LOC113758039 gene encoding uncharacterized protein LOC113758039, with translation MLDNYLLTQELIADIGKKCRGWNVVLKLDMAKAYDRMSWVFILKVLRQFGFRERFIDMVWRLLSNVWFSVIVNDAVIVFANGSASSLRKVMRVLELYQGASGQLVNTSKSGFLIHPSVSVARKSVIEQVTKFSKREFPVRYLGSPLFTDRCKGAYFADLCQQIVDKVLSWKNHLLSSGGKIILIKHMLSNIPLHLLVSAILPKSSFRMIEQVCANFLNGISSWALFLWAKYCHNSHPCQVSMISTSSATWHRILDIRGFAELFITWRPYSGNCHFWYDNWMGLGAFYLRVEVQEHLSFQNFVTDVDRIVWTASSSGRFSVSSAFHELREAKPSSFMFRQHVFMESEVARTVWKVFGSLCGLPFSHDHFRVYLVNWWCKLTKSARLKLVFCLLHAFVCWNLWKARNSAVLEGSTTDVRSICGAVFQNLKDAYWLQFGEFQQVATWPQFLGLVEQRLEVFRIHLVHWHPLVLGKFKLN